ggaatgagtattttgatgcccaaaataagataattagataaactgcacttgaaataagatggtggagatcaattgttcctattttaagtgcaaaaatcttattccattggcaaatagtcttatttagctgctccaaacaaggaaaaatacattactttcaagaaaacttgacttacttttagttcgctttttgcagtgtggtagGAGAAAACGGAGGAACCTATGCAGACAGGGGgacaacatgcaaactccacacagaaaggcccCTGAAGAGCccaggactcaaacccaggaccttctcgCTGTGAGGCAAGGGCGCTAACCACTGTAGCACCGTGCCGCAAAGAGTTACAGTGAATGAAAGTAGCTGAAAGTATTACGTTTTACCAGttaggttttgttttctttcttctttttttttactgcaataCAATAATATAGCTGTATAAACGTTATTCTGAGGATGCAGTCTGTCAGTTCATCTAAATTTAGTTTTCTCACCACAGCGCGTTTATCTTGCCCTAGAAAAACTCGCCGGCCGTAAGAAGAGCAGTTTCACAATGCTGATAAACAATCTGTCATTCATTTGGCTCTGACACTGAAGAAAGAAACACTGTGGGCACACCTGCAGGAGGAAGCTTTGGAGAGAGCGATGATGTTTGATGTCAGCGGacgttttttgtaaaaaaaaaatatatatatatatacaacacgTACAAATCTCTCATTCTGTACTGTTTTAAAGTCTAAAACTTCCCGGATTTCAATttcatttccttctttttgtgCTCTGCTGTTCACCCAAAGATTCAATAATCAAAGTTTTTTTGCTTCACTTTCATCTTTCTGTTGTCAGaaagttacacacacacacacacacacacacacacagagaaaaaaaagctttgtgtgttttgtttgtagaATGCCGTAATGACGTTCGAAGAGGAGAAAATGCAGATGGCCTTTGAGGACCTCAAATCCACGGAGAGGTTGTGCGAGAGTGAAAATGCCAGTGTTAttgaaaccattaaaaacaagataaagcGGAGTGTGAGTAACCTCCCTGATCTAGAAGTCTGATGGTTGGATTTGAGTGCCTGAAACCTGCCAGGGGGGATAAGTGTTATGTGCTTTAGCAGGGGGACTCCCAGAGGTCGGGCATGGCTGCGGTGGACCGGCTGCAGCGGCAGATCATCATTGCAGACTGCCAGGTCTACATCGCAGTTCTTTCTTTCATAAAACAAGAGCTGTCAGGTAATGAGCGGGTTGAATGACTCCAAAGCTCGTAGCGTCCTCAAAATACCAAAAGAAAGTTTCACTGAGCTCCGCCCTCACTGCCTTTCAGCCTACATCAAAGGAGGCTGGATCCTCCGCAAAGCCTGGAAGAtgtataacaaatgttacaacgACATCACGCACCTGCAAGAAGGCAACAGGGGCGCGTCTGAACAGCAAGCGGCGGCGTCTCCGGCCGACGGCAGACGATCCTCCTCAGCCGGACCGGGCCAGAGCCAGAGACCGGACGGCATCGACCCGGAGGTTCTGGGCCGGCTGAAGGGCTCCGTCAGCTTCGGCTACGGCCTCTTTCACCTGTGCATCTCCATGGTGCCGCCCCACCTGCTGAAGATCGTCAACCTGCTGGGCTTCCCGGGAGACCGCCACCAAGGCCTGTCGGCGCTCACGTATGCCAGTGAAAGTAAGGACATGAAGGCCCCGTTAGCTACGTGAGTATGTGAGTGAGCATGTTTGCGAATACAGCGCCTGGCCCGAAAGGATTCGTAGCCGTTTAACCGCGCAACACGTAGCAACGCCACAGATTTTATGTGCTACACGAACACAGAGCGATGCATAGAGGAAAAGTGGAGGGAAAATAGTTATGTTGATCGATAAGTGGAGTTAGCCATCTAAACCTCCCTTTACAAATCACTTTGATTACGCAACCCAAAGGGGGTGTGGCGTACAACTCGCACCATTTAACCTCGAGCTGTACGATTTTGGGAAAAATCAaaaattgcgatttattttgtccaTCATCGCGATTTAgtttggacttttctctgcattaaccacaagcaacaaaaatggcctgtaggcaaaaatttgtaaacaaggactatttgaaataagaaatgtgaatgttttttttattaatcagaatattattattcaagagaatggcttgttgagttggacatcaacacttgttgaacataaagtgcaaccaacgaACAAGTGTAGGTATTAAACACAAACcgctacttaatgctatggtgagattcctgaaagtttctggtcaaaaaaaaagtataatttatgtaaactctaaaacaaacaaataatacaattagattatctcactgctgcaactctcttcccttccatgtggaggcaaacccactttaaacatattacgaCAGATAAAAGACGTGTCTTATCCATTCATTatatagccaaaaattgcagacctctgcgattctttttttttttttttttaaattgcgattatatttgaaatgtgattaattgtccagccccaGTTCAGCTGAGCAATGCGTAAGGCGTGTGGAGGATTCCCTGAGGGGAATACCCAAAATGGCGGTGCTTACGTCACACTCctcatgtaatgttttttttttttttttttaaatgcattcagtGCCTTAAATGTCAAACTTGTTCTTCAACCTCGTGTTAACCGCTACAGTTCAGAGTACTTACGGGGTTGTGACTTCCTCCAGTGGTAGATTGGGGGCGAAAATACTTTCAAGCAGCGTTATAGGTTGGAAGCTGGAACATGTTTGGTCACGAAGCAATAGTCTAAAAAGGGGCTTATGGGTGTGGCgagttcagggtgatgtgcattGTTGGTTTTCCACCAGTTTTCCATCCAACAATGTGTTGCCActcttctatttaaaaaaaaaagccagatttgtggagtgcatagATAGCAGGATTTCATGTCAACACATTTTCCAACCTGAGCAGTGGActtttgcagctcctccagatttGCCACAGGcctctttgattaaaaaaataaataaagaaataaagaaaaacacaactctCTGTTAGTCTTTGACATTAAAGTGAAATGCATTAATGTCTGCGGTTGTGGTGGGAGAAAATCAGTCAACGTTCAAGAGgttaaaatacttttgcaaggcactggaCGTGTAATAGTAGCaacagaaacaaagagaaaTGAAAGCAAAACGTGGCATGCCTTattattaaatcatttcttaatttcagtttcctttttttttttttttaaatcaaaatcacGAGCGTACTCTCCCTTGTTACGAAATTGTCAtgtggtatttttttaattttcccagTCGGAGTCGAATGATGTTAATCACAACCAGTTCCGTTTTAATGAGTTGGTatcattaaattaataaatacgtTTTCCGTATAGCCTGGCCCTGCTGTGGTACCACACGGTGGTGCAGCCCTTCTTTGCTCTGGATGGCTCAGACACACAGGCAGGATTAATGGAGGCCAAATGCATACTCAAACAGAGGGAGGCCGTCTATCCAAACTcctccctcttcatgtttttcaaaGGCAGAGTTCAACGCCTTGAGGTACAGACACACAAGGAGCGAATCGTCATTTTTGCTTTCTACCTGTAAACATCTCACCGTGGGCTCAAACTATGACATCactttttatttccccccccaGTGCCAGATCAGTAGTGCCTTGACGTCCTTCAACGAAGCCTTACACCTGGCCTCTGACCAGAGGGAGATTCAACATGTGTGTTTATATGAAATAGGTAACATTTCTCCTCCTTTCTGACCGCCGTGCTCGCCACCAGTCTGTGGTCATTTCTGAGTTCTTCTGACGGCTGGCTGTTTCAGGCTGGTGCAGCATGATCGAGCTGAACTACAGCGAAGCCTACCGAGCGTTTGAGCGACTGAAGGCAGAGTCTCGCTGGTCCCAGTGCTACTACGCCTATTTAACAGGAGGTAAtccacatttgttttctttttatttatattacaaaCAAAGATCTGAAGAGTGTGGCCTAGATTTGTATTCAGATGGAGTCGGAAGCTTGTAGAAGCCCATTTTGCTACAATTACATCTAAAGTCTTTGGGCATACGTCTTAGGGACTTAAAACCGTCCTTTGCTCTTTTGCAAACAGCTAAAACTCAATCAGAAGGACTtgagagcatctgtgaaaatCAGTTGTCAGGTTAGAACACAGACTCTCATCTAGAttcatgtctggactttgactaggcccttttTGGAGCCTGTTGATGCGTAGGTGACTTCGTCCGTCAGCAGGTTGCAGTGGGTTTTATGTGGGACTGCCACAGTAGAGGGGAGCAAAATTCAAATGCccgtcacacttttcagatttgtatttttaaataaacattttgaaaaccatacATTATTCCAGCATTTTCACAGTTTTGCATTACTGTTTTAgtctatcacaaaaaaaagtgtgtatGTCAAACTGTGAAGACTTTGAAGAAGCTTGAATATTTCTGCCAGGCCTGTGCTGCCGTAGCCTTTAACCTGCAGTACCTGCCTTGTGTTGTAGTGTGCCAAGGGGCCACAGGTGACCTGGAGGGGGCCGTTGCAACCTTCAAAGATGTTCAGAAACTTTTCAAACGCAAGAATAATCAGATAGAGGTGTTTTCCTTGAAGAGGGTGAGCAATTATCTGGAtaattgttactttttttttgcattgtgaaATGCAATTTCACTCCCTGACTTGTACATGCTCGCATCTTTTCTCAGTCAGAGAAGTTCCGGAGCCCAGGTCTGTCCAAAGAGCTCTGCATCTTGTCCGTGATCGAGATCCTGTATCTGTGGAAAGCCCTGCCCAACTGTTCCTCTGCCAAGCTGCAGGCAATGACTCACGGTAAACACTGTAAAACACGCCAGCTGGTTAAGAGACTACCATCTCTCACACTGTCTTCTGATTGCTTATATATTGTGAAACTTAAGCACAACGATTGGTTTTGCCTCAGTTTTGCAGGGGATTGAAGATGCGTCATGCACTGGCCTGAAAAACCTGCTCCTTGGTGCAATAAGTAAATGTCTCCTTAATACTAAAGATGCCGTGCAGGTACGAGTGGAGTTAATAATGCAACGTTTTCCAGATTCACAGCATGCTTCAATTCACTTAAAAGCTGCTCTCACAGAGTTGTAATTaatactagggctggacgatatagaaaaaaagcttatcgataaaaaaaaatgcatattgatcgatatcgataattattgaaaatagttcaaaccatattttatgtgcagctctgcctggacattttatgatattaataaatgatttcattttaatgaagaacacaaacacagaattccaaataaatctttatttcaccaacttttttaatcataacagatttgttttttaagaaaaataacttgagacctgagttatgttattaaataatgacaaagaataaactaaagtgaccagtaaaatgaccaaaataccaaataaataaataaaatagcctatttaggtgggaatagcaCACTacttacttctcaggtttcataattgagaggctgacgcaggctGAGGTCCGAGGCTGTGGTGTGTAAGGacgcagattgcagctcattttgcactgattctctgCACTCGTTGCAGGGAATCagttagggagcgctgttagagaaaaacttgcgtcccggaactttatatcgcggatcaagagtggcgagtagttgtttgaagccaggtttttcagctgcaggcaacagcagcatatccgcGGAGTCGCGCGGGGCTGCACAGCTTGCGCAGCAGCGCGTGCggagtgagcggcttacgtgatgaaacaagttggttgcgttaccagactttgtttttaccggttccttgcaagttttacaagtcactgtggtttatttcagtcaggctggcgaactagtaaaaccccgttttgggaccgtttcctccgtcgctccttgctgcgacgtATTCaagtgctctgtgttgtggtttgagagggcggcgctttgtgacggcgtgcctgggtctgcgattacgattggtcgagaggaagtagtgaactaatatgataggccgaaaggaaggaaaactgtttctgtcgaacttttatcgaccctattttttcctatcgcgccgtCGATTTtcctattgatcgatatatattgttatcagtgctctcaactctcacgcattgaccgtgtgacacacgcatttcactgacttcacacgctcacacgcaacacatgacatttcacacgcaaacatggcatttctcacgcataaaaatcacaaagcccatctgggctgcggacaaCAAAACTCCTACTTtcagctgagctgtttcggcttctttcacagcttgtggccatcagtaattcctgctgcagttcatgttaacagagcagcaggaagagtgatcagagttatgaataattttagtcttaacagtggtgaaagtgagccggtaaggtcctgtactaccgcgtacacaggaggggagggggagagctgctgccagatgaccagttcattcagaaccagtcatggcggCACGCTGATCATataacagttctgctaaccagatgcagtttaaaaagccacttggtctgtttataagtttcgtttttattaattctgcattttttaactacatgcacggtatttctgtgcctccgcgcttgctcctctcccccctcctttccctcggagcaggtgctttctgggcgtcagaaagcactgacgagagcaatagaaatttgtctggtcagcgcggcgactgactgagaaacctgtcgctgtgaaaggtgatgagaatgttataaactgtaacagtctagaagtgcattgagctgaaaagagggagagatcagcagctggatcgtgcgtaaagacgcagcgggaacctctgtgtgcttcagtgttgctgctgaggggaagatgttgaccataaaggcttgatgaaactcagcctgattcaccaatcaggttatagatttacaatgataaacaacccatagatgaatgtgtaacagtataataattcggtcaataacttaaaactacttaattttattcagtattatttgaacaattgtgtatttttttatgttttaattcattaactgaacaataaagtattaatacgtctctttctctttttaacacaagtaatacatgtctacttcattgtctggtgggataaaaatgagatggagttgactccaccggctcttccagggtccggttagccccgcccccaaacaagccccgctccccacattagcataatctcactcttaacttttgataaaagttgagaggtctgttgttattgaattatcgtccagccctaattaatACATGCACTCTTAAGTACCCACTATAAATTGATATTATGGTGATTAGCTAACCTTGTTTTCTTTACCGCGTATAATTACAATCCGTTCCCAACAGTATTTCCATCTGGCTGCAAGGGACGAGGTTGGGCGTCAGTGCAATTCTTACGTGCAGCCCTACTCCTGCTATGAACTGGCCTGTGTACTACTAAATTCCCCAGAGGTACAGTTTCAGTGTGTGTGATGGAGTGAGGTTTTCCCATCTCATCTGAAGAACTCACATAATATGAATATTgaattttgtctcttttttcccccctagaGTGCAGCAAAGGGTCGAATGCTAATGCTTCAGGCAAAGGTACTCCAAGGATTCATTGTTTtgaccttttctctttttaattcttCTTCTAGGATTTTTGAAATCCAGTTGTATTTATGTCAAATATTTTTGGAGGTAAAGGTATCCTAATATTCTAATAAGTCCAATGACTGACTAAAGAAGCAAAGCATGGGTGTCAACCCATTGTTGCCTTACAGAGTAATTTTGCCTACTTCTGGTCTCATTTACAATAGCAAAAATGAGATGGTAGCAATAAAATATGAAGGACAAGAACTGCGTTCcaggtttgttttctccagtctCCCTAAAGTTATGTTGAAAACTCTTCAGTTCAGTCAAGCTGGACGGCTTCAGGGACCCTGTTGTAGTTTGATCCAAGCAGAAGGAGCCTTGTAAGAAAGCCCCTTGTTCCTAGGTTCTATCTATAAAAGCCAGTTGGAGGAAAACTATGCTGGCTGTATTTTTGGGAAATTTTATTCCCATTacagaataaaatcaaaatggtggaaattcagttttggtgattaaataaaaaatgttgagaACAAGGTTAAAATAATACCTTGAAGAAAAGGCGGAGTGCCTAAACTACTGTGTTCTCTCCAACCGTATCTTCCAAGTTTGTTTATCCACAGGATGTTTTATTTgctaaagagattttttttattaaatccagTTCTaacgacaaaaaaaacattttttattctgaAGTACAAAGTTACCCCGCTCATTTATACCAGTTAGTTTGATGGTTGCACTTTATTCTCACCGCTTCGACTGGATTGCTGATATGCTTTTTAGACTTTTTCCCGTCATTTTGACTTTTATTCCAGTTTTTATGATTATCCCTAAGCAAAAGaattaataaatacaacaaaaacgTATGTACTATTCCTTTTTTCTTGAAGTGACCCTAGTACTTcatgtcatgattttgttgagggtgaacccggacacagcacgcacacacagagtaggatttaagagagtttattgcaagtGGATGGTGGAgacatgaggaaccagagtTGTTACCAGACAAAGGTGAatgatgcaggagctgactggcaggtacagagtccacgagacagagaggagctgggctgctgcaggaccAGGGACGAGACCAAGACGAAGACGGAGAAAATGAAGCCAGcagcgcagccaaacaaaaccaaaacttgaCGGACCGGGAACCAAGACGGGGGAACAGGTGCAGGCAGACACGAAGGAGAGCAACAaaacactacgagccagcgacGAGGAGACAAcagaggtgagtttataaagggagcctgacaggtgacgggaatgaaaactaattagagtaggtgtgactaatggctgtgggagggagagctgggtgaactGCAAAACAAGAGGAGCCagacaacttaaaccatgacactacccccccctcaaggccgaaCACCGGACGGCTCGGAACCTCTTaccctgggtgggtggagggggtctcAGGACGGCGGGCACGAGTCAAAAACAAGAAACTAAGGAACCAAAAGGTtaagaacactggggaaccaaggggccagagaacactggggaaccaaggggccagagaacactggggaaccaaggggccagagaacactggggaaccaaaaggggccagagaacacggaggaaccaaaggggccagagaacacggaggaaccaaaggggccaagAGACACGaaggaaccaaaggggccagagaacacagACGTGCCAGAGCACAACCAGGgtgcggcacatcagggaaaggtacgggcgcttgacagcgccaggggaaagagcgagcgcaacacagcgccaaggggaaagagcgagcgcaacacagcgccagagggaaggaacgggcgcaacacagcgccaaagggaaggaacgggcgcaacacagcgccaaagggaaggaacgggcgcaacacagcgccaaaggcaaggcaaggcaaatttatttatatagcacaattcagtacaaagacaatgcaaagtgctttacatgattaaaatatagcaaaataaaacagaataaaagcaagtaggaataaaatatagatagaaaatagaacaaaaaagtggtgattcagttaactaggacagttgaaggcaattttaaacaaatgtgtttttaatcttgatttaaaagaactcaggctttccgcacttttacagttttctggaagtttgttccagataattggagcataggaactaaatgctgcttctccatgtttggttctggttctaggtatgcagagtaggctggagccagaagacctgagtggtctggatggtttatacgctgataacaagtctgtgatgtatttaggagctaagccatttaaggatttatagactaacagaagtattttaaagtctattctctgagatacagggagccagtgtaaggactttagaactggtgtgatgtgctctactttcttagtattagtgaggacgcgggcagcagcgttctggatcagctgcagctgtctgatccactttttaggcagacctgtgaagacaccgttgcagtaatcaattcgactaaaaataaacgcatggattagtttttctagatcctgctgagacatcagtcctttaatcctagaaatgttcttcaggtgatagaaagccgaccttgtaactgtctttagatgcttttgaaggttcaggtctgagtccatcactactcccagatttcgggcatgattagtggtttttagctgaagcgactgaagctgtgtgctaacttttgatctttcctctattggtccaaatattattacttcagttttgtttttattcaattggagaaaattttggcacatccacgtattgatttcttctaggcatttactcagtgcttgaactggttcatagtcacctggtgacatagtgatgtagagctgtgtgtcgtctgcatagttatggtagctgatgttgttattttttattatctgggctagagggagcatgtagatattgaaaaggaggggacccagaatggacccttggggaaccccaaatgggatttttgtcatctctgatgtaaagttacctactgatacaaaaaattccctgtcctttaagtaggatttaaaccagtggagagctgtaccagagaggccgacccagttctccaggcgttctaacagaatggagtgatcaacagtatcaaatgctgcactgaggtccaatagaaccaacacggtggttcttccacagtctgtatttatatggatgtcattaaacaccttgataagggcggtctctgtactgtggtgagcgcggaaacctgactggaaaacgtcaaatcggcaggtcgttgttaagaaggtgtttaaatgttgaaatacagctttttcaataatcttactgataaaagggaggtttgagatgggcctgtagttctggagtagaagtttgtctaaattattctttttcagcagtggtttgataattgctgtttttagggactgggggaaaacacctgacatgagggacgtgtttattatctaaggcaaatcagacgctatgacaggtaaaacttttttaaagaaagctgtgggtagaacatcaagacagcatgaagaggaacttagctgctgaatgatctgctctaagcttttgtggtttatttggctgaattgggacattttgtccggataagttccagcttagtaaagggaaggaacgggcgcaacatagtgccaaagggaaggaatgggcgcaacacagcgccaaagggaaggaacgggcgcaacacagcgccaaagggaaggaacgggcgcaacacagcaccaaagggaaggaacgggcgtacacaacgccaaagagaaggaacgggcgtacacaacgccaaagagaaggaacgggcgtacacaacgccaaagagaaggaacgggcgtacacaacggcAAAcgaaaggaacgggcgtacacaacgccaaagggaaggaacgggcgtacacaatgccaaagggaaggaacgggcgtacacaacgccaaagggaaggaacgggcgtacacaacgtcaaagggaaggaacgggcgtacacaacgtcaaagggaaggaacgggcgtacacaacgccaaagagaaggaacgggcgtacacaacgccaaacgaaaggaacgggcgtacacaacgccaaagggaaggaacgggcgtacacaacgccaaagggaaggaacgggcgtacacaacgccaaagggaaggagcgagcgcaacacagcgccaaagggaaagagcgagcgcaacacagcgccaaagggaaagagcgagcgcaacacagcgccaaagggaaggaacgggagcaacacagcgccaaagggaaggaacgggcgtacacaacgccaaagggaaggaacgggcgtacacaacgccaaagggaaggagcgagcgcaacacagcgccaaagggaaagagcgagcgcaacacagcgccaaagggaaagagcgagcgcaacacagcgccaaagggaaggaacgggagcaacacagcgccaaagggaaggaacgggcgcaacacagcgccaaagggaaggaacgggccaaCGGCAGCGCTAAAGGGAAGTaacgggcgcacgacaacgccagagggaatgTACGGGGGTACAGAAACGCttagggaaggaacgggcataTGAAAACGCCAGGgggaggaacgggcgtatggaaacgccaaggggaaggaacgggcatatggaaacgccaagggggaaggacaggcggactgatacgttagggctcaacagcgtaaGGAAACGCTGGGGCACAACTAACGTACAGAAACGCCGGGGGAAAGAACAGGCGtgcggaaacgccaagggaaggaacaggcgtatgGAAATGCCagaggaaggaacgggcgtacggaaacgccaaggggaaaagaccgggcgtacggaaacgccaggggaaggaacgggcgtatgga
This genomic window from Fundulus heteroclitus isolate FHET01 chromosome 6, MU-UCD_Fhet_4.1, whole genome shotgun sequence contains:
- the LOC105935034 gene encoding tetratricopeptide repeat protein 39C isoform X1, encoding MADPTEPAPGSSGQGKPERINDAELALNGINMLLNNGFKESDELFRTYRNHSPLMSFGASFVSFMNAVMTFEEEKMQMAFEDLKSTERLCESENASVIETIKNKIKRSQGDSQRSGMAAVDRLQRQIIIADCQVYIAVLSFIKQELSAYIKGGWILRKAWKMYNKCYNDITHLQEGNRGASEQQAAASPADGRRSSSAGPGQSQRPDGIDPEVLGRLKGSVSFGYGLFHLCISMVPPHLLKIVNLLGFPGDRHQGLSALTYASESKDMKAPLATLALLWYHTVVQPFFALDGSDTQAGLMEAKCILKQREAVYPNSSLFMFFKGRVQRLECQISSALTSFNEALHLASDQREIQHVCLYEIGWCSMIELNYSEAYRAFERLKAESRWSQCYYAYLTGVCQGATGDLEGAVATFKDVQKLFKRKNNQIEVFSLKRSEKFRSPGLSKELCILSVIEILYLWKALPNCSSAKLQAMTHVLQGIEDASCTGLKNLLLGAISKCLLNTKDAVQYFHLAARDEVGRQCNSYVQPYSCYELACVLLNSPESAAKGRMLMLQAKEEYAGYDFENRLHVRIHSALACTRGAAQP
- the LOC105935034 gene encoding tetratricopeptide repeat protein 39C isoform X2, encoding MADPTEPAPGSSGQGKPERINDAELALNGINMLLNNGFKESDELFRTYRNHSPLMSFGASFVSFMNAVMTFEEEKMQMAFEDLKSTERLCESENASVIETIKNKIKRSGDSQRSGMAAVDRLQRQIIIADCQVYIAVLSFIKQELSAYIKGGWILRKAWKMYNKCYNDITHLQEGNRGASEQQAAASPADGRRSSSAGPGQSQRPDGIDPEVLGRLKGSVSFGYGLFHLCISMVPPHLLKIVNLLGFPGDRHQGLSALTYASESKDMKAPLATLALLWYHTVVQPFFALDGSDTQAGLMEAKCILKQREAVYPNSSLFMFFKGRVQRLECQISSALTSFNEALHLASDQREIQHVCLYEIGWCSMIELNYSEAYRAFERLKAESRWSQCYYAYLTGVCQGATGDLEGAVATFKDVQKLFKRKNNQIEVFSLKRSEKFRSPGLSKELCILSVIEILYLWKALPNCSSAKLQAMTHVLQGIEDASCTGLKNLLLGAISKCLLNTKDAVQYFHLAARDEVGRQCNSYVQPYSCYELACVLLNSPESAAKGRMLMLQAKEEYAGYDFENRLHVRIHSALACTRGAAQP